TCTTCTAGCATTTTAATGCCATCACCTTTATTGTATAAGGTACCAATTGGTGATAAATATGGTGATTGTAAGAAACTCTGAATCATTTCTTTATTATTTTCAAAGCCACCAACTGCCAATACTACACCATTTTGTACCTTAATATTACGCAAAACGTGGTCACGCTCAATTTGTACACCAATTACTGTCTTAGTAGTACTATCTTGAATTAAATGCTTAGCTGGTGAAGCGTACCAAACATCAATTTGATCACTACGATCCAAGACTTTTTGTCGTAAAATTTTCCACAATGCTGCATCATCAATATCCTCATGGACTAAATAGGCATCATATGAATCAGCATCTGGCATTTCTGGATATTCAGTTACATAAGCAGTTGATGGTGTTCCAGCCAACAGCTTTTTCATACTTACCGGCTCAACATCCAGATACTTTTTAAAGTAATCTCCCATATTAGCCATGCCTTCAACAAAAGTATCAAAGGTAGCCTTATCCGGCTTTAATGGAGCTGCCAAATGTTCGTGATAATTTTTCAACCCCTCATAGTCTGTTCCTGCACCAACCATTTGACCTGAATACCGAGTATTACCACCCTCATGGCCTTCTGGTGCACTGTCTACTAACAGAACTTTAGCTCCACTATCTGCCGCAAATCTCGCAGCAGTGGCACCAGCTCCACCAAATCCTAAGACTGCAACATCATAGACTGCATCCCATTGAAATTTTTGATCATTAGTCATAACTTAACCTCCTACTAAAAAACTATTGTTTACGGTTTCATTAAACACTATAATTATCAGTATGTGAAATGCTTAATTATTAAAATTACTATTACAAAATAGGTATAGTTATGAATCGTCAATTACTAATTATCTTAGAAACTCTTGAAAATAGTGACTCTATTTCAGCAGCAGCTCAAAAATTATACTTGAGTCAACCCTATATCAGCCGCTTAATTAAAAAATATGAGAACAAATACAATGTTATCCTTGTCAAAAGGAGCACACGCCCAATTGAATTGACTCCTGCTGGACATCTCCTAATTAATTACTTACGCAAAGATTTTCAATTACAGAATCAGCTTGAAAGTGAGATGGAAGAATACGAACAAAATACTTTTCCAACGTTGCGCATGGGCATTACCCCTCCCTTAGGAGAAAATTTCAACTTAACTGTTTTACCACAATTATTCAATAAATTTCCTAATTTAAGAACAAATACCGTTGAATTTAGTACCACTAACGCGGAAAAGGCCTTTAAAGATGGTCAACTAGATCTATTTGTTGGTAACACAGTACAACTGCCCCATGTAGAAAATTATCCATTGCATTCAGACCAACAAATTTTAGTGTTAGATAAGAATTCACATCTATATCGCGCTGATAGGACAGAGATACTTTTTAAACCAACTATTTTTCAAAAACTAAATCATGAAAAGTTCATTGTTGTTGATAGTGAAATCCGTTATCAAAATATTATCAATAACTATTTTAATGACATTGGCATTCAGTTTTATCCCAGTATTCACGTACGAGATTCAACAACTGCATTCAAACTAGCAGCCTTAGGTTTAGGTAACATGACCACTAGTATCAAGGCCATTAGAAGTTCAAATTGTAAAAATATAAACTATATCAAATTGCCTATAGATAAAGTGTGCATTAACTTTTCTTTATCAATAAGTCGAAATAGAAAACTGGGAAAAGAAATTACCTATGCGAGTAACATTATTAAGAAAGATTTTACCAACAAAATTTTATCTTTATAATTGCATAATAAAACCCTGAATTTTAATTCGAGGCTTTATTTAGAGCAAGTGTCTTATTGTAAATCTTTTTAGTTAATATCACATAGCTCAACACCATAAAGTGTTGCTAAATCACGAACTTGTTCTTCAGTTGCTGCAAACGACATAACTGTATGGTGACCACCACCAGCCTCAATCCACTTAGTCGCTCCATTCTTGAGTCCTGGTTTTGGAGTCCACATCTGTTTAGCAACAGGTAAATTAGGTGTATCCTTTTCTGCTTTATGAGCATCAACAGGATAGGTTACCAACTTAAAGTTATCGCGAAAATCTGCGAGAGTAACATCAATTGCATCCCCTTCATCACCTGAAAAAACAAGCCGTGCAGGATCTGCTTTGCCACCAATATCAAGTGGATGAACTTCAACACGTGGCTTTTCAGAGGCAATTGAAGGATCAACTTCCAGCATGTGGGAACCAAGAATCGCTTCGTGGCCTGGACGCAAATCCAAAGTATAGTCTTCCATAAAAGCTGTCTTAGTATTATGGGTCATGATCTTAAAAATCCGTAATAAACCAGCAGTCTTCCAATCACCTTCACCAGCAAAGCCATAACCATCACGCATTAGCAATTGTGCAGATAAACCTTGTAATTGTTCCATACCATGTAAATCTTCAAAGTTTGACGTAAAAGCAGTATATCCGCCACGCTCAAGGAACTTCTTCATAGCAATATACTGTTTCAGTTGATAACGCACAGTTGCTTGAAATTCTTCTTTACTTTGATTACCTTGAACCATAATATATTTTGACTCTAAGTCAGCATATTGGTCGTCAATTTCTGACTCTTTTATCTTGTTCATTTCAGCAACTAAATCACCGATACCATAGTAGTCAACTGTCCACCCCAATTGAATTTGTGCTTGAATTTTGTCACCTTCGGTAACAGCCACACTACGCATATTATCACCGAAGCGGCAAATTTTAGTCTTAAATGATTCGTCGTATGCAACCGCAACGTCTTCCCAATCAGCAATTTGTCTCTGCACTTCAGAATCTTGCCAGTGTCCATAAATAACTTTATTATGCTTCTGCAAACGTGCATTGATATAACCATATTCTCGATCACCGTGCGCACTTTGATTCAAGTTCATATAGTCAAAATCCATGGTATCATACGGAATATAATCTAAATATTGCGTAGCAAAGTGCAACAATGGTTTCTGTAATAATTGTGTGCCACGAATCCAGTTTTTAGCTGGTGAAAAAGTATGCATCCAAGTAATCACACCAGCTACATTATCATTATAATTAGCTTCCTTCATGAACTTAGTGATTTCATCCGCAGTAGTTAAGACTTCTTTGAAGACAATTTTATACGGCAAATTGCCCTTTTCATTTAAACCAGCAACAATTTTCTTAGAATTTTCTGCCACTTCTTTTAAAGTTTCTTCACCATATAGGTGTTGACTTCCTGAAACAAACCAGAACTCATATTTAGGTATTGATAACATTAGTGTTTCTCCTTATTTAAAAATTTACATAAATAATAATTTTATAGTTTAGCTATGGTATCTAATTGAGACATCACTTCCTAGTCTTTTTAGCATGAGTTTTTGATGCTGCACTATTTTGCCCATAATAAGCATTCTGACCATGCTTGCGATAATAATGCTTATCTAATAAATATTGGGGCAATTGACTATCTGCCCTAGTTAATTGCAAAGTGTGATAATCTTCTTGAGCTACAACTTCTAAAACCTTGGCATTATAAACTGCTTTTGCTGGATCTTCTCCCCAACAAAACGGCCCATGTTGACTAACTAGTGCTCCTGGTGTTGCTGCATAATCAAGACCGCGCTCTTGAAAAGTTCTAACAATTGCCTTCCCAGTATTTACTTCATAATCTTCTGTAATCTCTGCCTCAGTTAAAGCATCCGCTGCTGGAATAGCATTATAAAAGGTATCGGCATGAGTCGTGTTCATCGCTGGAATATCCATTTTGGCAGCCGCAAACGAGACTGCCCAAGGTGAATGCGTGTGAACTATCCCACCAATTTTGGGAAATTCGTTATATAAAACCGTGTGCGTT
This DNA window, taken from Lactobacillus sp. ESL0684, encodes the following:
- a CDS encoding L-ribulose-5-phosphate 4-epimerase, with the protein product MLEKLKEEVYQANMQLPKLDLVTFTWGNVSGIDRVSGLFVIKPSGVAYEELKPADLVVVNLKGEVVEGELNPSSDTPTHTVLYNEFPKIGGIVHTHSPWAVSFAAAKMDIPAMNTTHADTFYNAIPAADALTEAEITEDYEVNTGKAIVRTFQERGLDYAATPGALVSQHGPFCWGEDPAKAVYNAKVLEVVAQEDYHTLQLTRADSQLPQYLLDKHYYRKHGQNAYYGQNSAASKTHAKKTRK
- a CDS encoding LysR family transcriptional regulator; the protein is MNRQLLIILETLENSDSISAAAQKLYLSQPYISRLIKKYENKYNVILVKRSTRPIELTPAGHLLINYLRKDFQLQNQLESEMEEYEQNTFPTLRMGITPPLGENFNLTVLPQLFNKFPNLRTNTVEFSTTNAEKAFKDGQLDLFVGNTVQLPHVENYPLHSDQQILVLDKNSHLYRADRTEILFKPTIFQKLNHEKFIVVDSEIRYQNIINNYFNDIGIQFYPSIHVRDSTTAFKLAALGLGNMTTSIKAIRSSNCKNINYIKLPIDKVCINFSLSISRNRKLGKEITYASNIIKKDFTNKILSL
- the araA gene encoding L-arabinose isomerase, which translates into the protein MLSIPKYEFWFVSGSQHLYGEETLKEVAENSKKIVAGLNEKGNLPYKIVFKEVLTTADEITKFMKEANYNDNVAGVITWMHTFSPAKNWIRGTQLLQKPLLHFATQYLDYIPYDTMDFDYMNLNQSAHGDREYGYINARLQKHNKVIYGHWQDSEVQRQIADWEDVAVAYDESFKTKICRFGDNMRSVAVTEGDKIQAQIQLGWTVDYYGIGDLVAEMNKIKESEIDDQYADLESKYIMVQGNQSKEEFQATVRYQLKQYIAMKKFLERGGYTAFTSNFEDLHGMEQLQGLSAQLLMRDGYGFAGEGDWKTAGLLRIFKIMTHNTKTAFMEDYTLDLRPGHEAILGSHMLEVDPSIASEKPRVEVHPLDIGGKADPARLVFSGDEGDAIDVTLADFRDNFKLVTYPVDAHKAEKDTPNLPVAKQMWTPKPGLKNGATKWIEAGGGHHTVMSFAATEEQVRDLATLYGVELCDIN